From Paracoccus aminovorans, one genomic window encodes:
- the phoU gene encoding phosphate signaling complex protein PhoU has translation MNSERHILSAFDRDLETVQALVVKMGGMVESAIHDAAIALETRDDELAEEVRRRDKAIDALEMQINEEAARLIALRAPRATDLRMVLSVIKISHILERVGDYAKNIAKRSHVLAEMPAIEGAGMALRRMSATVEAMMKDALDSYIQRDAALAEDVRKRDLEVDQMYNALFREFLTYMMEDPRNITACMHLHFIAKNIERMGDHATGIAEQVIYIATGELPDDPRPKGESVPRMEGA, from the coding sequence ATGAACAGCGAACGCCACATCCTGTCCGCCTTCGACCGCGACCTGGAAACCGTGCAGGCCTTGGTCGTCAAGATGGGCGGCATGGTCGAAAGCGCCATCCACGACGCGGCCATCGCGCTGGAAACCCGCGACGACGAGCTGGCCGAAGAGGTGCGCCGCCGCGACAAGGCCATCGACGCGCTGGAGATGCAGATCAACGAAGAGGCCGCGCGGCTGATCGCCCTGCGCGCGCCCCGCGCCACCGACCTGCGCATGGTGCTGTCGGTGATCAAGATCTCGCATATCCTGGAACGCGTCGGCGACTATGCCAAGAACATCGCCAAGCGCAGCCACGTCCTGGCCGAGATGCCCGCCATCGAGGGCGCCGGCATGGCGCTTCGCCGCATGTCGGCCACGGTCGAGGCGATGATGAAGGATGCCCTGGACAGCTATATCCAGCGCGACGCCGCCCTGGCCGAGGACGTGCGCAAGCGCGACCTGGAAGTCGACCAGATGTACAACGCGCTGTTCCGCGAGTTCCTGACCTATATGATGGAGGATCCGCGCAACATCACCGCCTGCATGCACCTGCATTTCATCGCCAAGAACATTGAGCGCATGGGCGACCATGCCACCGGCATCGCCGAGCAGGTCATCTACATCGCCACGGGCGAGCTGCCCGACGACCCGCGGCCCAAGGGCGAAAGCGTGCCGCGCATGGAAGGTGCCTGA
- a CDS encoding OmpA family protein, producing the protein MRRIYKTTTAMVACLSMIAPQLAVAQAQQEQTGDQQVILPNQKKPEETRAEKAKKRKAEQQQEQQAEQPEPQRRQAEKPQARQEAPAEAEAGQQRKPRRQAEPQGEAQQQPEQREAAPQRQPEKLRERMQKSQGDAEADAPRRKPPVTQADEPREKPPVVEAETPRTKPADAENAARRAEQMQEEARKQPAPKPDSAKAVTTSDPAPGERPQQERPRREKPAAQAPQPAAEKGDTPDADQLKKALEARNGGEAHPKPGQMQPGEADSALPRKEQEKGARDAAGADRRQEDQQQRKQNQRGQQQADEQQPGQRAPGKPPQPAPRAAGDQPEAPDAAELGRRLQQEQQQDRQAQDNQKGRPGEAQPGEIEAPEARVRPNDVARRAAESLPPAAATALAAAGQQQEQGELDEVRITRDNARRSDQDFETSIIKGLQGEPQRETKRDKDDDTLKDIGKMLLAGAAGMAVGKMLSNDRQVALNTGDRVVVTLPDGSQQVIRDDNALLYQPGSDVRTERFDDGSTRTTVLREDGSRVVTIRDADMNILRRTLVRADGSETRLIDDTAAEPVRISTLPAPPPVEISRRPLDETALREALRREAAVDRRFSLGQIRDIPEVRALVAPVNVPEITFDTGSAAITPDQAQQLATLGKVIRDSIDQDPREVYMIEGYTDAVGSDAANLALSDRRAESVALALTEYFQVPPENMVVQGYGEQFLLVPSDGPERDNRRVAVRRITDLLELAQN; encoded by the coding sequence ATGCGTCGCATCTACAAGACCACCACCGCAATGGTGGCTTGCCTGTCGATGATCGCCCCGCAGCTTGCGGTGGCGCAGGCCCAACAAGAGCAGACCGGCGACCAACAGGTCATCCTGCCCAATCAGAAAAAACCCGAGGAGACCCGGGCCGAGAAGGCCAAGAAACGCAAGGCCGAGCAGCAGCAGGAGCAGCAGGCCGAGCAACCGGAACCTCAGCGCCGGCAGGCGGAAAAACCGCAGGCCCGGCAGGAAGCTCCGGCCGAGGCCGAGGCCGGACAGCAGCGAAAGCCGCGCCGGCAAGCCGAACCGCAGGGCGAGGCGCAGCAGCAGCCCGAGCAGCGCGAGGCCGCGCCGCAGCGCCAGCCGGAAAAACTGCGCGAACGCATGCAGAAGTCGCAAGGCGATGCCGAGGCCGACGCGCCCCGCCGCAAGCCGCCGGTGACCCAGGCCGACGAGCCGCGCGAGAAGCCGCCGGTCGTCGAAGCCGAGACACCCCGCACCAAGCCCGCCGACGCAGAAAACGCGGCGCGCCGGGCCGAGCAGATGCAGGAAGAGGCCCGGAAACAGCCCGCGCCGAAGCCCGACAGCGCCAAGGCGGTGACAACCTCGGATCCCGCTCCCGGTGAGCGACCGCAGCAAGAGCGGCCCCGGCGGGAGAAGCCAGCGGCGCAGGCGCCCCAGCCCGCCGCCGAAAAGGGCGACACTCCCGACGCGGACCAGCTGAAAAAGGCACTCGAAGCCCGGAACGGCGGCGAGGCGCACCCCAAACCTGGCCAGATGCAGCCGGGCGAAGCGGACTCGGCGCTGCCGCGGAAAGAGCAGGAAAAGGGAGCGCGCGACGCGGCTGGCGCCGACCGGCGTCAAGAGGACCAGCAACAGCGCAAACAAAACCAGCGCGGCCAGCAGCAAGCCGATGAGCAGCAGCCCGGCCAGCGCGCGCCTGGCAAGCCGCCTCAACCCGCCCCGCGCGCGGCCGGAGACCAACCCGAGGCTCCGGATGCGGCCGAACTCGGCCGGCGCCTGCAGCAGGAGCAGCAGCAGGACCGTCAGGCCCAGGACAACCAGAAAGGCCGTCCCGGCGAAGCCCAGCCCGGCGAGATCGAGGCCCCCGAGGCGCGGGTGCGGCCCAATGACGTCGCCCGCCGCGCGGCCGAGAGCCTGCCGCCTGCGGCAGCAACGGCGCTCGCCGCTGCCGGCCAGCAGCAGGAGCAGGGCGAACTCGACGAGGTGCGCATCACCCGCGACAACGCCCGCCGCTCGGACCAGGATTTCGAGACCTCGATCATCAAGGGCCTGCAAGGCGAGCCGCAGCGCGAGACCAAGCGGGACAAGGACGATGACACCCTGAAGGATATCGGCAAGATGCTGCTGGCCGGGGCCGCGGGCATGGCCGTCGGCAAGATGCTGTCGAACGACCGCCAGGTGGCTTTGAACACCGGCGACCGGGTGGTGGTCACCCTACCCGACGGCAGCCAGCAGGTGATCCGGGACGACAACGCCCTGCTCTACCAGCCCGGCTCGGACGTGCGCACCGAACGGTTCGACGACGGCTCGACCCGCACCACGGTGCTGCGCGAGGACGGCAGTCGGGTGGTCACCATCCGCGATGCCGACATGAACATCCTGCGCCGCACGCTGGTGCGCGCCGATGGCAGCGAGACGCGGCTGATCGACGACACCGCGGCCGAGCCGGTGCGGATCTCGACCCTGCCGGCCCCGCCGCCGGTCGAGATCAGCCGCCGCCCGCTGGATGAGACGGCGCTGCGCGAGGCCCTGCGCCGCGAGGCCGCGGTGGACCGGCGTTTCAGCCTGGGCCAGATCCGCGACATTCCCGAGGTGCGCGCGCTGGTGGCCCCGGTGAACGTGCCGGAGATCACCTTCGACACCGGCTCGGCCGCGATCACGCCCGACCAGGCGCAACAACTTGCGACGCTGGGCAAGGTAATCCGCGACAGCATCGACCAGGATCCGCGCGAGGTCTACATGATCGAGGGCTATACCGACGCCGTGGGTTCGGATGCCGCGAACCTGGCGCTGTCGGATCGCCGCGCGGAATCGGTGGCCCTGGCGCTGACGGAATATTTCCAGGTCCCGCCCGAGAACATGGTCGTGCAGGGCTATGGCGAACAGTTCCTGCTGGTGCCGAGCGACGGCCCCGAACGCGACAACCGCCGCGTCGCCGTCCGCCGCATCACCGACCTGCTGGAGCTAGCGCAGAACTGA
- the pstB gene encoding phosphate ABC transporter ATP-binding protein PstB, which produces MNDMSILERAVEQTENKISARDVQVYYGDKHAIKDVNVDILDKTVTAFIGPSGCGKSTFLRCINRMNDTIDVCRVQGKIALDGEDIYDRRVDPVQLRARVGMVFQKPNPFPKSIYDNVAYGPRIHGLARNRAELDEIVEKSLRGAALWNEVKDRLQDPGTGLSGGQQQRLCIARAVATQPEVLLMDEPCSALDPIATGQVEELIDQLRSAFSVVIVTHSMQQAARVSQKTAFFHLGNLVEYGSTDDIFTNPRDPRTESYISGRIG; this is translated from the coding sequence ATGAACGACATGAGTATTCTGGAGCGTGCCGTGGAGCAGACGGAAAACAAGATCTCGGCGAGGGATGTGCAGGTCTATTACGGCGACAAGCATGCCATCAAGGACGTGAACGTCGACATTCTCGACAAGACCGTGACCGCCTTCATCGGTCCCTCGGGTTGCGGCAAGTCCACTTTCCTGCGCTGCATCAACCGCATGAACGACACCATCGACGTCTGCCGGGTCCAGGGCAAGATCGCGCTGGACGGCGAGGACATCTACGACCGCCGCGTCGATCCGGTGCAACTGCGCGCCCGCGTCGGCATGGTGTTCCAGAAGCCGAACCCGTTTCCGAAGTCGATCTACGACAATGTGGCTTACGGCCCCCGCATCCACGGCCTGGCGCGCAACCGCGCCGAGCTGGACGAGATCGTCGAGAAATCCCTGCGCGGCGCCGCGCTGTGGAACGAGGTCAAGGACCGGCTGCAGGACCCCGGCACCGGGCTTTCCGGCGGCCAGCAGCAGCGGCTGTGCATCGCCCGCGCCGTCGCGACCCAGCCCGAGGTTCTGCTGATGGACGAGCCCTGCTCGGCGCTGGACCCCATCGCCACCGGCCAGGTCGAGGAGCTGATCGACCAGCTGCGGTCCGCGTTCTCGGTGGTGATCGTGACCCATTCGATGCAGCAGGCGGCGCGGGTCAGCCAGAAGACCGCCTTCTTCCACCTCGGCAACCTGGTGGAATACGGCAGCACCGACGACATCTTCACCAATCCGCGCGACCCGCGCACGGAAAGCTATATCTCGGGCCGCATCGGCTGA
- the dprA gene encoding DNA-processing protein DprA, protein MARPLPFEPHHTTLTPKGDGIATLRLIRSRKVGPATFHRLLAEHGSAEAALAALPEIARAAGIEDYAPCPPAVVHAEIEAGRRAGARLLTWDDPDYPALLRNVAEAPAALWLRGDLAVLDRLPVAVIGARNASSLGLRMARGMAAGLAQSGAAVIAGLARGIDTVAHEAALQAGTVAVMAGGIDMIYPAENAALAESICDTGLLMTEQPPGVEPVARHFPARNRIISGLSRAVVVVEAAHRSGSLITARCALDQGREVMAVPGHPMDARASGCNALIRDGATLVRNSVDVLTALQSNGAPESREAAEPLPMAAPAAAPAPVSIARVWQPAAVARRLADLGHGLRHRPETHTLPAQGGPVNLEARILDRLGPSPTEENLLIRDLGLPAAVIAPALLALELSGRVQRITGGRLALTGS, encoded by the coding sequence ATGGCAAGACCGCTTCCTTTTGAACCCCACCACACCACACTCACCCCGAAGGGGGACGGGATCGCCACACTGCGCCTCATCCGCTCTCGCAAGGTCGGGCCGGCGACCTTTCACCGGCTGCTGGCCGAACATGGCAGCGCCGAGGCGGCACTGGCCGCCCTGCCCGAAATCGCCCGCGCCGCGGGGATCGAGGATTACGCCCCCTGCCCGCCTGCCGTAGTCCATGCCGAGATCGAGGCCGGCCGCCGCGCCGGCGCCCGGCTGCTGACCTGGGACGATCCCGACTATCCCGCCCTGCTGCGCAACGTGGCCGAGGCGCCGGCGGCGCTGTGGCTGCGCGGCGACCTTGCGGTGCTGGACCGGCTGCCGGTGGCGGTGATCGGGGCGCGCAACGCCTCGTCGCTGGGGCTGCGCATGGCGCGGGGCATGGCGGCCGGGCTGGCGCAATCCGGCGCGGCGGTGATCGCCGGGCTGGCGCGGGGCATCGACACCGTGGCGCATGAAGCCGCGCTGCAGGCCGGCACCGTCGCGGTGATGGCCGGCGGCATCGACATGATCTATCCGGCCGAGAATGCCGCCCTGGCGGAATCGATCTGCGACACCGGGCTGCTGATGACCGAACAGCCGCCGGGGGTCGAGCCTGTGGCACGGCATTTCCCGGCCCGCAACCGCATCATCTCGGGCCTGTCGCGCGCCGTGGTGGTGGTCGAGGCGGCCCATCGCTCGGGCAGCCTGATCACCGCGCGCTGCGCGCTGGACCAGGGGCGCGAGGTCATGGCCGTGCCCGGACATCCGATGGATGCGCGGGCCAGCGGCTGCAACGCCCTGATCCGCGACGGCGCGACGCTGGTGCGCAATTCGGTCGACGTGCTGACCGCCCTGCAATCGAACGGCGCCCCGGAAAGCCGCGAAGCCGCCGAGCCGCTGCCCATGGCCGCGCCGGCTGCCGCCCCTGCCCCTGTCAGTATCGCCCGCGTCTGGCAACCCGCCGCCGTCGCCCGCCGCCTGGCCGATTTGGGCCACGGCCTGCGTCACCGGCCCGAGACGCATACCCTGCCCGCGCAGGGCGGACCGGTCAATCTGGAGGCTCGGATCCTGGACCGGCTGGGACCAAGCCCGACCGAGGAAAACCTGCTGATCCGCGACCTGGGCCTGCCCGCCGCGGTCATCGCCCCGGCGCTGCTGGCGCTGGAGCTGTCGGGCCGGGTCCAGCGCATCACCGGCGGCAGGCTGGCCCTGACCGGCAGCTGA
- a CDS encoding substrate-binding domain-containing protein produces the protein MKPAQLTVSALAVIAATASVASARDQIQVAGSSTVLPYSTIVAEAFGENTDFPTPVVESGGSSAGLKKFCEGVGQNTIDIANASRPIKDSEKAACKAAGVTEIMEVRIGYDGIVFASEIAGNDFQFTAADWFNALAAEVVKDGKVVKNPYTKWSEIRADLPEQDILAFVPGTKHGTREVFEEKVIAAGCKESGAEEIFAKEKGDEDKAKEACMALRTDGKSVDIDGDYTETLARIQSAKNGIGVFGLSFYENNTDKLKVATIGGVTPSTETIASGEYPVSRPLFFYVKKQHIGEIQGLKEFAEFFVSDEIAGPEGPLAAYGLVADPELAATQQAVADEVTIAE, from the coding sequence ATGAAACCCGCCCAACTCACCGTTTCGGCCCTGGCCGTGATCGCCGCCACCGCCTCGGTCGCCTCGGCCCGCGACCAGATCCAAGTCGCCGGCTCGTCCACGGTGCTGCCCTATTCGACCATCGTCGCCGAAGCCTTTGGCGAGAACACCGACTTCCCGACGCCGGTGGTGGAATCGGGCGGGTCCTCGGCGGGTCTGAAGAAGTTCTGCGAGGGCGTGGGCCAGAACACCATCGACATCGCCAACGCATCGCGTCCGATCAAGGACAGCGAGAAGGCCGCCTGCAAGGCCGCCGGCGTGACCGAGATCATGGAGGTCCGCATCGGCTATGACGGCATCGTCTTCGCCAGCGAGATCGCGGGCAACGATTTCCAGTTCACCGCCGCCGACTGGTTCAACGCGCTCGCCGCCGAGGTGGTCAAGGACGGCAAGGTGGTCAAGAACCCCTATACCAAATGGAGCGAGATCCGCGCCGACCTGCCCGAGCAGGACATCCTGGCCTTCGTGCCCGGCACCAAGCACGGCACCCGCGAGGTCTTCGAGGAGAAGGTGATCGCGGCCGGCTGCAAGGAATCCGGCGCCGAGGAGATCTTTGCCAAGGAGAAGGGCGACGAGGACAAGGCCAAGGAAGCCTGCATGGCGCTGCGCACCGACGGCAAGTCGGTGGACATCGACGGCGACTATACCGAGACCCTGGCCCGCATCCAGTCGGCCAAGAACGGCATCGGCGTCTTCGGCCTGTCCTTCTATGAAAACAACACCGACAAGCTGAAGGTGGCGACAATCGGCGGCGTGACGCCCTCGACCGAGACCATCGCCTCGGGCGAATACCCGGTGTCGCGCCCGCTGTTCTTCTATGTCAAGAAACAGCACATCGGCGAGATCCAGGGCCTGAAGGAATTCGCCGAATTCTTCGTCTCGGACGAGATCGCCGGCCCCGAGGGCCCGCTGGCTGCCTATGGCCTGGTCGCCGACCCGGAACTGGCCGCCACGCAGCAGGCGGTCGCCGATGAAGTGACCATCGCCGAGTGA
- the phoB gene encoding phosphate regulon transcriptional regulator PhoB, whose protein sequence is MAQSQPCVLVVEDEGAQREVLKYNLEAEGFQVVMAENGDEAMLLVAEEQPDLIVLDWMLPNVSGIEVCRRVKADPSTRQIPIIMLSARSEEVDRVRGLETGADDYVVKPYSVVELMARLRTQLRRTRPAAMGERLSFSDIILDASEHRVFRGGQPLHLGPTEFRLLSTLMEKPGRVWTREQLLDRVWGRDIYVDTRTIDVHVGRLRKALMAHGGDNPVRTVRGAGYSLG, encoded by the coding sequence ATGGCACAGTCCCAACCCTGCGTCCTGGTGGTCGAGGATGAGGGCGCGCAGCGCGAGGTGCTGAAATACAACCTGGAGGCCGAGGGCTTCCAGGTGGTCATGGCCGAGAATGGCGACGAGGCCATGCTGCTGGTGGCCGAGGAACAGCCCGACCTGATCGTGCTGGACTGGATGCTGCCCAATGTCTCGGGCATCGAGGTCTGCCGGCGGGTCAAGGCCGATCCCTCGACGCGGCAGATCCCGATCATCATGCTCTCGGCCCGCTCCGAAGAGGTGGACCGGGTGCGCGGCCTGGAAACCGGCGCCGATGATTACGTGGTCAAACCCTATTCGGTGGTCGAGCTGATGGCGCGGCTGCGCACCCAGCTGCGCCGCACCCGCCCGGCGGCCATGGGCGAGCGGCTGAGCTTTTCGGACATCATCCTCGATGCCTCCGAGCACCGCGTGTTCCGCGGCGGCCAGCCTTTGCATCTGGGTCCGACCGAGTTCCGCCTGCTCTCGACGCTGATGGAAAAGCCGGGTCGGGTCTGGACGCGCGAGCAGTTGCTGGACCGGGTCTGGGGTCGCGACATCTATGTCGACACCCGCACCATCGACGTGCATGTCGGCCGGCTGCGCAAGGCGCTGATGGCCCATGGCGGCGACAACCCGGTGCGCACGGTGCGCGGCGCCGGCTATTCGCTGGGCTGA
- the tldD gene encoding metalloprotease TldD, producing MTDASFSPFESHLDRDRALQVLRSALAGADDGELYLERSRSEALVFDDGRLRTASYDAEQGFGLRAVRGDVTGYAHSTEIDETSLRKAAETVRLAVGDGGGTLALPPAAETRPLYAAIDPAETVPFAARVALLREIDAYARDLDPRVVQVSASIATSVQEVAILRPEGGLATDVRPMARINVSVIVESNSRRESGNAGGGGRVALDGLIAPEHWQAQVREALRIALVNLRSVPAPAGVMDVVLGPGWPGILLHEAVGHGLEGDFNRKGHSAFAGLRGQRVAAPGVTVVDDGTIPDRRGSISVDDEGTAPGRNVLIEDGVLVGYMQDRQNARLMGVEPTGNGRRQSYAHAPMPRMTNTFMLAGSEDPASILSGLEDGIYAVGFGGGQVDITNGKFVFSCTEAYRVRNGQVGDPIRGATLIGDGATALQQIRAIGNDLSLDPGIGNCGKQGQWVPVGVGLPTLRIGGLTIGGSAA from the coding sequence ATGACGGACGCATCGTTTTCGCCCTTTGAATCGCATCTCGACCGCGACCGCGCGTTGCAGGTCCTGCGATCGGCGCTTGCGGGGGCGGATGACGGCGAGCTGTATCTGGAACGCTCGCGATCCGAGGCGCTGGTCTTCGACGACGGCCGGCTGCGCACGGCAAGCTACGACGCCGAACAGGGTTTCGGCCTGCGCGCGGTGCGCGGCGACGTGACCGGCTATGCCCATTCGACCGAGATCGACGAAACCTCGCTCAGGAAGGCCGCCGAGACGGTGCGCCTGGCCGTGGGCGACGGCGGCGGCACGCTGGCCCTGCCCCCGGCGGCCGAGACCCGGCCGCTGTATGCCGCCATCGATCCTGCCGAAACCGTGCCCTTCGCCGCCCGCGTGGCCCTGCTGCGCGAGATCGATGCCTATGCGCGCGACCTGGACCCGCGCGTGGTCCAGGTTTCGGCCAGTATCGCGACCTCGGTGCAAGAGGTGGCGATCCTGCGCCCCGAAGGCGGGCTTGCGACCGACGTCCGGCCGATGGCGCGCATCAACGTCTCGGTGATCGTGGAATCGAACAGCCGCCGTGAATCGGGCAATGCCGGCGGCGGCGGCCGGGTGGCGCTGGACGGGCTGATCGCGCCCGAGCACTGGCAGGCCCAGGTGCGCGAGGCGCTGCGCATCGCGCTGGTCAACCTGCGCTCGGTCCCCGCCCCTGCCGGGGTGATGGACGTGGTGCTGGGACCGGGCTGGCCGGGGATCCTGCTGCACGAGGCGGTGGGCCACGGGCTGGAGGGCGATTTCAACCGCAAGGGCCATTCCGCCTTCGCCGGGCTGCGCGGCCAGCGCGTGGCGGCCCCGGGCGTCACCGTGGTGGACGACGGCACCATCCCGGACCGGCGCGGTTCGATCTCGGTCGACGACGAGGGCACGGCGCCGGGCCGCAACGTGCTGATCGAGGATGGGGTGCTGGTCGGCTATATGCAGGACCGTCAGAATGCCCGGCTGATGGGGGTCGAGCCGACCGGCAACGGCCGCCGGCAGAGCTATGCCCATGCGCCGATGCCGCGGATGACCAATACCTTCATGCTGGCGGGTTCCGAAGACCCGGCCTCGATCCTGTCGGGACTCGAGGACGGCATCTATGCGGTCGGCTTCGGCGGCGGCCAGGTGGACATCACCAACGGCAAGTTCGTCTTCTCCTGCACCGAGGCCTATCGGGTCAGGAACGGCCAGGTCGGCGATCCGATCCGGGGCGCGACGCTGATCGGCGACGGCGCGACGGCGCTGCAACAGATCCGCGCCATCGGGAATGACCTGTCGCTGGATCCGGGAATCGGCAATTGCGGCAAGCAGGGGCAATGGGTGCCGGTCGGCGTCGGCCTGCCCACGCTGCGCATCGGCGGGCTGACCATCGGCGGATCGGCCGCTTAA
- the pstA gene encoding phosphate ABC transporter permease PstA produces the protein MSDATFSGGQKASLLVADPHTRKRNAAESRFRGYGLAAIIVSMVMLVVLLFTILTGGLGAFRQTYLEIPVTLDAAQLDKSGTRDPEAIKKVLTLTYGKILQQALDRAIADKGIQVVDLSDKDRANLISKEASAQLRNRVLADPELIGQTVETRVLVNGRVDGYYKGRVSMESAARDGNTSPAQLQLADALKAQGMLATEWNWSFLTMPDSSDQRPESAGVGIAILGSLYMMLVVLLLSVPIGVAASIYLEEFALKNRWTDIIEVNISNLAAVPSIVFGILGLAAFINFAGLPQSAPIVGGLVLTLMTLPTIIIATRAALKAVPPSIRDAALGVGASRMQSVFHHVLPLAMPGILTGTIIGLAQALGETAPLLLIGMVAFVKNFPAAPPEGLFDPASALPVQVYNWTQRADPAFMERASGAIIVLLVFLLCMNLLAIFLRRKFERRW, from the coding sequence ATGAGCGACGCCACCTTTTCCGGCGGGCAGAAGGCCTCGCTGCTGGTCGCCGACCCGCATACCCGCAAGCGCAATGCCGCCGAATCCCGCTTTCGCGGCTATGGGCTGGCGGCGATCATCGTCTCGATGGTCATGCTGGTGGTGCTTCTGTTCACCATCCTGACCGGCGGCCTCGGCGCCTTTCGCCAGACCTATCTGGAGATCCCGGTGACGCTGGACGCGGCGCAGCTCGACAAGTCCGGCACCCGCGATCCCGAAGCGATCAAGAAGGTGCTGACCCTGACCTATGGCAAGATCCTGCAGCAGGCGCTGGACAGGGCCATCGCCGACAAGGGCATCCAGGTCGTCGACCTGTCCGACAAGGACCGCGCGAACCTGATCTCGAAAGAGGCCTCGGCCCAGCTGCGCAACCGTGTGCTGGCCGACCCCGAGCTGATCGGCCAGACCGTCGAGACCCGCGTGCTGGTGAACGGCCGCGTCGACGGCTATTACAAGGGCCGCGTCAGCATGGAGAGCGCCGCGCGCGACGGCAATACCTCGCCGGCGCAGCTGCAACTGGCGGATGCGCTGAAAGCGCAGGGGATGCTGGCGACCGAGTGGAACTGGTCCTTCCTGACCATGCCCGACAGTTCGGACCAGCGTCCGGAATCGGCCGGTGTCGGCATCGCCATCCTCGGCTCGCTCTACATGATGCTGGTGGTGCTGTTGCTGTCGGTGCCGATCGGGGTCGCGGCCTCGATCTATCTGGAAGAGTTCGCACTCAAGAACCGCTGGACCGACATCATCGAGGTCAATATCTCGAACCTGGCCGCGGTGCCGTCCATCGTCTTCGGCATCCTGGGCCTGGCCGCCTTCATCAACTTCGCCGGCCTGCCGCAATCGGCGCCCATCGTCGGCGGGTTGGTGCTGACGCTGATGACGTTGCCCACCATCATCATCGCCACCCGCGCGGCGCTGAAGGCGGTGCCGCCCTCGATCCGCGACGCGGCGCTGGGGGTGGGGGCGTCCCGGATGCAGTCGGTGTTCCACCACGTCCTGCCGCTGGCGATGCCGGGCATCCTGACCGGCACCATCATCGGCTTGGCCCAGGCCCTGGGCGAGACCGCGCCGCTGCTGCTGATCGGCATGGTGGCCTTCGTCAAGAACTTCCCCGCCGCGCCGCCGGAAGGGCTGTTCGATCCCGCCTCGGCCCTGCCGGTGCAGGTCTACAACTGGACCCAGCGCGCCGACCCCGCCTTCATGGAACGCGCCTCGGGGGCGATCATCGTCCTGTTGGTGTTCCTGCTTTGCATGAACCTTCTCGCCATCTTCCTGCGCCGCAAGTTCGAGCGTCGGTGGTAA
- the pstC gene encoding phosphate ABC transporter permease subunit PstC: MPVSWTLLIVLALALAGYLATRARAVALTGGDTRKLHSRPSYYGWNAALLTALPALFLIAIWRFVQPAANTTLIAVAGLALAALGLAFALTRTQPEFRARNAVESMVKGLLILCSSIAILTTAGIVFSMLFETGNFFQQYPWQDFFFGTTWSPKFGGGSQLGILPLVWGTMYISLIALAVSVPIGLFAAIYMSEYASPRLRSIAKPAIEVLAGIPTIVYGLFALITVGPLLRDYFAQPLGLGASGSSVMTAGLVMGIMLIPFVSSLSDDIINAVPQSLRDGALGLGSTHSETIKKVVLPAALPGIVGAILLAASRAIGETMIVVMGAGAAAQMSVNPFEAMTTITVKIVSQLTGDTDFAAPETLVAFALGLTLFVVTLILNIIALYVVRKYREQYE, translated from the coding sequence ATGCCTGTCTCCTGGACCCTGCTGATCGTGCTTGCGCTGGCACTGGCGGGCTATCTTGCCACCCGCGCGCGCGCCGTCGCGCTGACCGGCGGCGATACCCGCAAGCTGCATTCGCGGCCCAGCTATTACGGCTGGAATGCGGCGCTGCTGACCGCGCTGCCCGCCCTGTTCCTGATCGCCATCTGGCGCTTCGTCCAGCCTGCCGCGAACACCACCCTGATCGCGGTGGCCGGGCTGGCGCTGGCCGCCCTGGGGCTGGCCTTTGCGCTGACCCGGACCCAGCCCGAGTTCCGCGCCCGCAATGCCGTCGAAAGCATGGTCAAGGGCCTGTTGATCCTGTGTTCCAGCATCGCGATCCTGACCACCGCCGGCATCGTCTTCTCGATGCTGTTCGAGACCGGGAACTTCTTCCAGCAATATCCCTGGCAGGATTTTTTCTTCGGCACCACCTGGTCGCCGAAATTCGGCGGCGGCTCGCAGCTGGGGATCCTGCCGCTGGTCTGGGGCACGATGTATATCTCGCTGATCGCGCTGGCGGTGTCGGTGCCGATCGGGCTGTTCGCGGCGATCTATATGTCGGAATACGCCTCGCCCCGGCTGCGCAGCATCGCCAAGCCCGCGATCGAGGTGCTGGCCGGCATTCCGACCATCGTCTACGGGCTGTTCGCGCTGATCACCGTCGGGCCGCTGCTGCGCGACTATTTCGCCCAGCCGCTGGGGCTGGGGGCCTCGGGGTCGTCGGTGATGACAGCGGGGCTGGTCATGGGTATCATGCTGATCCCCTTCGTCAGCTCGCTGTCGGACGACATCATCAACGCCGTGCCGCAGAGCCTGCGCGACGGCGCGCTGGGGCTGGGCTCGACCCATTCCGAGACCATCAAGAAGGTGGTGCTGCCCGCCGCCCTGCCGGGCATCGTGGGCGCCATCCTGCTGGCCGCGTCCCGCGCCATCGGCGAGACCATGATCGTCGTCATGGGTGCCGGCGCCGCCGCGCAGATGAGCGTGAACCCCTTCGAGGCCATGACCACGATCACCGTCAAGATCGTCAGCCAGTTGACCGGCGACACCGATTTCGCCGCACCCGAGACGCTGGTCGCCTTTGCCCTGGGCCTGACGCTGTTCGTCGTCACGCTGATCCTGAACATCATCGCCCTTTACGTCGTGCGCAAATACCGGGAGCAGTACGAATGA